GGTTCCATTGCCTGCAGACATACTCTTCCCAAGAAAAGGAAGAGAAGGAAATCCAGTCATGGCTAAGTATAGAGAAGATTACGTCTTTATTAAAGGAACTTTGGAGCACTACGAGTACAAGAGGGCATACGTTAAGCTTAGTTGTTTGCTCAAGGACTACCTCCACGGAAGGTTGGATTGCTTTAATAAACGTGATGACAATAAAGAAGGTGATAAAGAGGGTATACTAGAAGAAAGCAGTATACTAAAAAGAGAACAGAAGGTGGGTTTGGGCGTGGATTATGAAAGCAAAACGTCCAAGGAAGGAAGATTGTACTTTACGCAGAGGTTAGGAGTGCGTAGTAATTATTTTCTCTCCATCCTCGTCGAAGGTAAACTAAGGGAGGCTGAATCCTTCGTAGGTGCTGAGAGAACAAGGGCGTTCGTTAAGGATTCTGGATTGTATGTAAAGAGCTTGGAAGAACTGCAGAATATTAAAGAAGGTGAATTTTACAAGTTCTACCTTCTCTCCCATGCTTTCTTTGATGATAGCAAAGTTTACATAAACGGTATTGAGTTTGAGCTTAAGTGGATTTTCTCGGCGGGAGCTGAGTGGATATCTGGATGGAGAAAACCAGCCCTTTACATGCTAAGGCCAGGTTCTGTGTTGGTATTAAGGGCAAAGACCTCTGGAAATGTCAGAAGGCTGTGTCAGATAGAAGCGTTTGAGGGAGTTATAAATATTATAGAAGGTAAGAGGAGCTTTTTAGACTTTGGATGGAATACTGGGATAATCATGAGGGAGGTAAACACATGAAAGAGTATTTGTTCTTCTTCCGTGTAATAACTCCCATGCACATAGGTGTAGGCTCTGGAATAGGTCATATAGACTTACCCATCTACAGGGAGGTTCCTACCAACTTTCCAGCAATACCAGCAAGCAGCATAAAGGGAGTCCTTCGCCAAAGGTGGCTAGAAAGCACTCTAAAGCATTCTGGAAAAGGTTCTCTAAAGGAGTATGATGAAGCTTTAGAAAAGGGAGAGGATGAATCTCCTTGTGTAAAGCTTTCTTCTAAAATCTTTGGTAGTCAAAAAGGTGAAGGAAGCTTGGTGGTTTATGATGGGAGAATCCTTTTCTTCCCTGTAAGGTCTGTAAAAGGAATATTTGCTTATGTTACGTGTCCATATGTGCTAAAGCGTTTTGAACAAGATACAAATATAGCAGTAACTATGTCTGACTACGAGAATCTTAAGGATGGGGAAACCATCGTCCTTAACAGCGAGGAGATAGTGTACGAGAAAGGTGATAAACTCTATTTAGTGCTTGAGGAGTTTGCCTTTTCTGTATGTGAAAGGAGAAATGATCAATTATGGAACTTGGCAAAGAAAATAGGTATCAGACCGAAACGTATAGCTGTAGTTTCAGATAGCGTTTTTTCTCATATGGTAGAAAGCTATACAGAGGTCCAAACCCATACGAAGATAGATCTTACCACAGGTACTGTAGAGGAAGGAGCTTTGTGGACAGAAGAGTACGTACCACCAGAAACGATTTTTTATGTAAAGATGCAGCTTTTGAATTCTGGTCAATTACCTGATTGCGAAGAAGTTAAATTTAGTAGCTGGCTTTCTCAAGAAGTTAAAGCTCTTATGATAGGGGGCAACACAACTACAGGAAAAGGACTTGTGGAGGTTGTAAACTATGATGAAAAAGCTACATGAACAAGAGTTTGCAGAGTGTGCCTGGAAATGTGTAAATAAAGTAAAAAATGAGAAATACAAGGATAAATACAAAAGCCTTGCCAAAAGATTGCCCTCTATGATAAATGCAAACGGCCTTTTAACGACGGTAGCCTTTCTTAAGTCGAAAAAAGGATCGAAGGAACATACAGAGATTTTAAAACATCTAGCTACCTTTTTACTTAAAGAGACTGAAAAAGGTAACAACTCTACAGATGAGGAGCTTATAAAGAAGCTTATATATTCTGACTTTTCTGAGTATCTTTACTACACAAAGGTTGCCTTAAGGTTTGCTGTATGGCTTAAAAGGATGGCGGAGGCGGAGATTGAGGGTACCGATGAAGATTGAGAATATTAAGGAAATAGAAAGCATAGAGAACATATCGCTTGCTTTCAATAAACTTTTGCCCATGATTGAAATAATTAAGATTGAGAAGGAGAAAAAAGAAGAAAAACATATTTCAGCAAGGTTTCTAAGCAATTTGAAAGAAGTTCTGAGAAAAAAATATTATGCTAAAGATGTTGTTAGGCTATATAATGCTGCGGAAAATTTAACTATAAAGATGAGAAAATTTACTCTAAAAGCTGGCTATCGTCTTGCTATAGGTCTTGGAAATCCGTCCTTCATAGAAAACGGTTTTGCTTTCTATCCCACTTATGGAATACCTTACATACCAGGAAGTTCCCTAAAGGGTATCACGAGAAATCTTTTTATACTCATTGTGTCTGAACATCTGAATCGTGATGCAAAGTCTGTTGAAGAAGATCTTATGAATGAGAAGTTTGATAACAGTAAAGTACCCTTGTACCTGTTCGAGGACAATTTTGGAGAGTGGGAGCTACAAGAAACTTTTAACGTACTCTTTGGAACTAAAAATAGAGAAGGTAAGGTAATCTTCTTTGATGCCTTTCCTAAGAGTTTAACCTTAGACGATATAGAGATAGACATAATGAATCCACACTACCAACCTTACTATACAAACCCAAAGGAAAAGCCACCTATAGACTGTTATAATCCAGTCCCTATACACTATATGGTTTTGAAGGAAGGAGTAGAGTTTGAGTTTGTTTTAGGTGT
The DNA window shown above is from Thermocrinis minervae and carries:
- the cmr4 gene encoding type III-B CRISPR module RAMP protein Cmr4, whose amino-acid sequence is MKEYLFFFRVITPMHIGVGSGIGHIDLPIYREVPTNFPAIPASSIKGVLRQRWLESTLKHSGKGSLKEYDEALEKGEDESPCVKLSSKIFGSQKGEGSLVVYDGRILFFPVRSVKGIFAYVTCPYVLKRFEQDTNIAVTMSDYENLKDGETIVLNSEEIVYEKGDKLYLVLEEFAFSVCERRNDQLWNLAKKIGIRPKRIAVVSDSVFSHMVESYTEVQTHTKIDLTTGTVEEGALWTEEYVPPETIFYVKMQLLNSGQLPDCEEVKFSSWLSQEVKALMIGGNTTTGKGLVEVVNYDEKAT
- a CDS encoding type III-B CRISPR module-associated Cmr3 family protein; this encodes MFRVYKIIPCKELMFGSLKHFVAGESHYYTSSESLNIMRFFKLVEDLKEEEFVKICAVGFFSESDGSFLVPLPADILFPRKGREGNPVMAKYREDYVFIKGTLEHYEYKRAYVKLSCLLKDYLHGRLDCFNKRDDNKEGDKEGILEESSILKREQKVGLGVDYESKTSKEGRLYFTQRLGVRSNYFLSILVEGKLREAESFVGAERTRAFVKDSGLYVKSLEELQNIKEGEFYKFYLLSHAFFDDSKVYINGIEFELKWIFSAGAEWISGWRKPALYMLRPGSVLVLRAKTSGNVRRLCQIEAFEGVINIIEGKRSFLDFGWNTGIIMREVNT
- the cmr6 gene encoding type III-B CRISPR module RAMP protein Cmr6 yields the protein MRKFTLKAGYRLAIGLGNPSFIENGFAFYPTYGIPYIPGSSLKGITRNLFILIVSEHLNRDAKSVEEDLMNEKFDNSKVPLYLFEDNFGEWELQETFNVLFGTKNREGKVIFFDAFPKSLTLDDIEIDIMNPHYQPYYTNPKEKPPIDCYNPVPIHYMVLKEGVEFEFVLGVANDTDPRYLELAERLLKAVLKSFGVGAKRRKGYGWFIEEANR
- the cmr5 gene encoding type III-B CRISPR module-associated protein Cmr5, with protein sequence MMKKLHEQEFAECAWKCVNKVKNEKYKDKYKSLAKRLPSMINANGLLTTVAFLKSKKGSKEHTEILKHLATFLLKETEKGNNSTDEELIKKLIYSDFSEYLYYTKVALRFAVWLKRMAEAEIEGTDED